GCGCTCGAGCGTGCCGCGCTCGAGTGCCTCTGCGAGCGGCAGGCCGTACACGCGTCGCAGCTGGTTGACGTGGTCCACGAGCAGGATCGAGTTGTTGACGACGATGCCGCCCATCATGATCACCCCGACATACGCCTCGCGCGTGAACGTCGCGCCTGTGTAGAAGAACAGCAGGAAGACGCCGATGAGCGCCATGGGCACCGTGAGCAGCACGGTGAGCGGGAGCTTGAGCGATTCGAAGATGGCCGCCGTGACCATGAAGATCAGCAGGATCGAGACGATCAGCACGCCGTAGATCTGCTGCTTCTCTTCCACGGACCACGACCATGCCTGATCCTTCTCGATGGTGTAGCCGGGCGGGAGGGCGGTCGAGGCGACCACCTGATCGCGTGTCCGGTCGCCGAGCTTCTGGGGTCCCCGAAACTCGTAATTGACGAGCCGCTGATACTGCTGGTTCTCGCGGATGACGGAATTCAGGACCTGCCGCTCGCGCAGCGTCGCGACATCCGCCAGGCGCACGCTCTGGCCGGAGGGTGTGGGGATCTGCAGCTCGTTCATCTGTGCCGCGTCCATCGTCCGATAGCCGTCCAGCTTCACCGAGAACAGCCGCTCCTCGCCGCCGATCCGGACGGTACTGTTCGACGTGCGGCCCCGTACCGACGCAGAAACCTGCCGGACGACATCGGCCGCAGTGAGATCGTGCATGGCGAGCTGCGTGCGGTTGATATCCAGCACCAGCTCCGTCGCCTTGTCCTTCTCGAACCGGCTGCCGGCTCCGTTCGTGTCGATGTCACGGATCCGCGTATATCCCTCGAGTCGGCCGCCGAGGCCCTCGGCGATCTCGCGCACTCGGTCGTAGTTGTAGCCCAGCACCTTGATGCTGTAGTTCGGCGGTGAGCCGCCGCCGCCGTAGAACGACGGGCCATAGCCGTACACACGCACGTCCGCGCCGCCGTACCCGAGCGAGTACTGGTACATCTCCTCCTTGATGGCGACCGGGACGTTCGTGTTCTGGTATTCATCCGGGAAATAGACCTGGATGGACGCGCTCTGCGAATTGACGGTAGTGATGAAGCGTTCTACCTCGGGCATCGCCTTGAGCCGGTCCTCGAAGAACCGTGCGAACTCGTCCACGCGCTCGAGCTCCTCACCGCGCTGCATGCTGATGTTGATCGAGATGCGATCGGACTGCGTGCCCCAGAAGTTCCACAGCCGGCCCGTCTGCACGTACTTGTCGAACAGGTGGTACGATCCGCCGAGCAAGACGATGACGGCGATGATCGTGACCCACGGCCACGCGAGCGTGCCGCGGATCATGCCGCCGTACAGCCGCACTACCCACGACGACTGCGGCATGGGCGGCAGCAGGACCGGCCCGTCGCCATCACCGGCCGCAGCGGGAGCGGGGACGGGATTGTGCCCGGGCCGCACCTTGCCGAGCAGCTTTGCGCCGAGCGAGGGGATGAACGTGAAGGCGACGAACAGGCTGGCGACGAGGCTGATGCCCACCACGAGTGCGAGCGGGACGTAGAACACACGCAGATCGCCCTGCAGGTAGACGAACGGCACGAGCACGACGACGGTGGTACATGTCGCGGCCAGAATGGGCAGGACGACCTCGCTCGCACCGCGCTGCGCGGCAAGTTCGGCGGCCTCACCGCGCCTGCGACGGCGGTAGATGTTCTCGAGCACGACAATGGCGTTGTCCACGACGAGGCCGAAGCCCATGGCGAGGCCCATGAGTGTCAGCAGATTGAGCGTGAGGCCGCTGAAGTAGATGACGTTGATCGTGATCAGGATGGAGAACGCGACTGTCGCAAAGACTATGATCGCGGCGCGCGGTGAACGGAGGAAAATGAGCAGGACGACCAGCACGATAATGGCAGCGATACCGGCCCGGTTGCGGAGATCGGAGAGCTGCCTGCGGATGTCGACGCTCTGGTCGTTGTCCAGAATGATCCGCATACCGGTCGGCAGTGAGGCGCTCAGCTCATCGATGCGCTGCCGGGCGGCCTCCGCCATCTCGACGGTGTTCGAGCGCGGCTGCTTGTAGACCTGCATGCCGACGGCGGGCAGGCCGTCAATGCGGAAATGCTGCGTCTGCTCCTCGAACGTATCATAGACGCGCGCGACGTCCGCGACGCGGACGATGCGGCCGGCGTTCGTCAGCAGCGGCAGCGCGGACACTTCAGCGGCGGACTGCGGTCGCTGGCGTACGGCGAGCGTGTAGTGCAGACCGCCAGGGGCCGCCACGGCGCCGGCCTCACGGATCAGCTCCATCTGCGCGACCCGGGCGCTCACCTGCGGCAGGCTCAGCCCCAGTGCCTGGACCCTTCGTTCGTCCAGCTCGATCTCCAGTACCCGGGCGCGGCCGCCGTTCACGTTGATGACGCCGACGCCGTCCACCTGGTACAGGTCGGGGACAATGTGATCGTCGATGTATTCGCGCAGGTATTCCAGGATGTAGGGGCCGGTGATCGTGTAGCGTAGAACGGACTGCTGCTGGTCCTGGAACTCGTCGGGAATGTACATCGTGATGCGGGGCGGCGAGGCGCCGACGGGCAGGTCCGGCTCGAGGGAGGCGATGCGTTCCGACAGCTCGAGTCGCGCGAAGTCCATGTCCGTTTCGCGCGCGAACTGCACATCGATCATGGTGCCGCTGCGCTCGCTCGATGTGGACGTGATGTTCTCCACGCCGCGCACCTGCTGGATCGCTCCTTCGAGCGGTGCCGTGAGGAACGCCTCGATCACCTCCGCGGAGGAGCCGGGCCACTGCGCGGTGACCTGGAGTCGCGGCAGGTCCGTATCCGGCAGCAGCTCGATCGGGACGTTGCGGAACGCGGCGATACCGAGCGCCGCGACGACCAGATAGATCATCGAGACGGCGATGGGCCGGCGGATGAATGACTGGATCATCAGTCGCCCCCGGCGCGGCCTGCCGCCAGCTCATGGTCGGGCAGGGAGCCGGCCGGTGCGGGTCGTACGGTGACGTTCTGCGTTCCCTTGCCCCGGCCGCGCAACCACGCCTGCAGCTCGTCGATCGACTCGTAGACGACGGGAATCACCAGCAGTGTCAGAGCGGTAGCGGTGAACAGACCGCCGAAGACCGCTATCGCGAGCGGCGCCTGCAGGCCGGCGCCGGCTCCGATACCCAGCATCATCGGCATGATCGCCAGCATGGTGGTGATCGTGGTCATGACGATCGGGCGCAGGCGCGCGCGCCCGGCGTCGAGTATCGCCTCACGGAGCGGCGCTCCCTCGGCTTTCCGCTGGTTGATGAAGTCGATCATCACTACGGCATTGTTGTCCACGATGCCGACCAGGATGACAATGCCGATGAGTGACACCGTGTTCAGGCCGCCGCCGAACAGCCAGAGCGCGAGAATGGCGCCGATCAGGCCGAGCGGAACACTGAGCAGGATCGTGAACGGCTGCACGAGCGACTCGAACTCGGCCGCCAGGATCATGTAGACCAGCAGCACGGCGAGCAGAAACGCGAACAGCAGCTCGCGGAAGCTGCGCCGCATTTCCTCGTTCTCGCCTCCGATGTCGAAGCGCATGGGCGGTGGCGGCGGTGTCCCGGCGAGAGCCGTTTCAACCGCGCGTACAGCACCATCGACATCCCGCCCGGTGGCATCGGCATACACGGGGATGACACGGCTCTGATCCAGGCGCTGCACTTCCACCGGTCCCACGGACTCCCGCACATGGATCAGCTCCCGCACGGGAACGTCCTGCACGGTGAGGCGGTCCAGCGTCGCCAGGGAGCGGCGGTCGTCCTCCGGCAGACGTACGACGATCGGGATCTTGCGATCGAACGCGACGAACGGGTTCGCGGCCGCCTTGCCGCGCATAGCGTTCTCGATGACGCTCACGACTTCCGCGGGATCCACACCGAAGACCGCGGCGCGTTCCCGATCGATCTCAACGATGTATTCCGGCTGGCCGAGCTCGACACCGACCCGCACGTTCGTTACCTCGGGTACGCCCTGCAGGGTGCGCGCGGCCAGTGCCGCGTAGGCCATGGCGGAGTCCATGTCCTCGCCGCGCACGCGCACGGCCAGGTCCGCTTCACCCGCACCGAGCAGCTTGCCCAGCGCCGTCGCATGGCCGGTCTCCAGCGAAATGCTGCCGGCCGGCAGGGCTCGGAGCTTCGGGCGGAGACGCTCCAGCACGTCGTCGGTGTGGTGTCCGGCATGCAGTCGCACCTCCAGCAGCGCGGTGTTGAGGCCGCTGTGCTCCTCGTCCATGCCGACGACGGCTGCCTGCCGCCCGATGCGCGAGAACACCACGTCCACGGCGTCATCCTCGCGTATGAACTGCTCCAGCTGCGCGACGCGCTCGGCCGTCTGCTCGAGCGGCGTTCCGC
This DNA window, taken from Longimicrobiales bacterium, encodes the following:
- a CDS encoding efflux RND transporter permease subunit — protein: MIQSFIRRPIAVSMIYLVVAALGIAAFRNVPIELLPDTDLPRLQVTAQWPGSSAEVIEAFLTAPLEGAIQQVRGVENITSTSSERSGTMIDVQFARETDMDFARLELSERIASLEPDLPVGASPPRITMYIPDEFQDQQQSVLRYTITGPYILEYLREYIDDHIVPDLYQVDGVGVINVNGGRARVLEIELDERRVQALGLSLPQVSARVAQMELIREAGAVAAPGGLHYTLAVRQRPQSAAEVSALPLLTNAGRIVRVADVARVYDTFEEQTQHFRIDGLPAVGMQVYKQPRSNTVEMAEAARQRIDELSASLPTGMRIILDNDQSVDIRRQLSDLRNRAGIAAIIVLVVLLIFLRSPRAAIIVFATVAFSILITINVIYFSGLTLNLLTLMGLAMGFGLVVDNAIVVLENIYRRRRRGEAAELAAQRGASEVVLPILAATCTTVVVLVPFVYLQGDLRVFYVPLALVVGISLVASLFVAFTFIPSLGAKLLGKVRPGHNPVPAPAAAGDGDGPVLLPPMPQSSWVVRLYGGMIRGTLAWPWVTIIAVIVLLGGSYHLFDKYVQTGRLWNFWGTQSDRISINISMQRGEELERVDEFARFFEDRLKAMPEVERFITTVNSQSASIQVYFPDEYQNTNVPVAIKEEMYQYSLGYGGADVRVYGYGPSFYGGGGSPPNYSIKVLGYNYDRVREIAEGLGGRLEGYTRIRDIDTNGAGSRFEKDKATELVLDINRTQLAMHDLTAADVVRQVSASVRGRTSNSTVRIGGEERLFSVKLDGYRTMDAAQMNELQIPTPSGQSVRLADVATLRERQVLNSVIRENQQYQRLVNYEFRGPQKLGDRTRDQVVASTALPPGYTIEKDQAWSWSVEEKQQIYGVLIVSILLIFMVTAAIFESLKLPLTVLLTVPMALIGVFLLFFYTGATFTREAYVGVIMMGGIVVNNSILLVDHVNQLRRVYGLPLAEALERGTLERVRPILMTSLTTICGLLPLVLFSQTADQNIWNALAYALIGGLSSSTILVLTVTPALYLLFERRAERRRVARQQPEVVPQPA